One region of Jatrophihabitans cynanchi genomic DNA includes:
- a CDS encoding gluconeogenesis factor YvcK family protein — protein MSGFKAVALGGGHGLHASLSALRVLTNELTAVVTVADDGGSSGRIRREMNVLPPGDLRMALVALAGSAPQHQYWAELLQHRFGGDGVLVGHPVGNLLLTGMIDHGEDPRRALAVLGELVGAVGRVLPMSPAPLDLIAEADRFDPEDPDRVRRVRGQSSIAATPGRVRSVRLTAPGAPACAEAVDAVREADVVVLGPGSWFTSVIPHLLLRELGSALATTRARVLVVLNLVPQAGETDEYSPADLLRVLLAHAEPFGGLNIHAVLADHDAVLDRKELEGFARAIGTRLVLSRLAAKDSAERHDPDRLSEAISRALDGGDSERVDAWR, from the coding sequence ATGAGCGGGTTCAAGGCCGTGGCGCTCGGCGGCGGGCACGGGCTGCATGCCTCGCTGTCCGCCTTACGGGTGCTGACGAACGAGCTCACCGCGGTCGTCACCGTTGCCGACGACGGCGGCTCGTCCGGCCGAATCCGGCGCGAGATGAACGTGCTCCCGCCCGGCGATCTGCGAATGGCCCTGGTGGCGCTGGCCGGCAGCGCGCCGCAGCACCAGTACTGGGCCGAGCTGCTGCAGCACCGCTTCGGCGGCGACGGCGTGCTCGTGGGACACCCGGTCGGGAATCTGCTGCTGACCGGGATGATCGACCACGGCGAGGACCCGCGCCGCGCCCTGGCCGTCCTCGGCGAACTGGTCGGCGCAGTGGGCCGGGTGCTGCCGATGAGCCCCGCACCGCTGGACCTGATTGCCGAGGCGGACCGGTTCGACCCGGAGGATCCGGATCGGGTGCGACGCGTTCGCGGCCAGTCGTCGATCGCGGCCACCCCGGGCCGGGTGCGCTCGGTCCGGCTCACCGCGCCGGGTGCGCCCGCGTGTGCCGAGGCGGTCGACGCGGTGCGCGAGGCGGACGTCGTCGTGCTCGGGCCCGGTTCGTGGTTCACCAGCGTCATCCCGCACCTGCTGCTGCGCGAGCTGGGCAGTGCGCTGGCGACCACGCGGGCCCGCGTGCTGGTCGTGCTGAACCTGGTTCCCCAAGCGGGCGAGACCGACGAGTACTCGCCGGCGGACCTGTTGCGCGTGCTGCTCGCCCATGCCGAGCCGTTCGGCGGGCTGAACATCCACGCGGTTCTCGCCGACCACGACGCCGTGCTGGACCGCAAGGAACTCGAGGGCTTCGCGCGCGCGATCGGGACGCGTCTCGTACTGTCGAGGCTCGCCGCGAAGGACAGCGCGGAACGGCACGACCCGGACCGGCTGAGCGAGGCAATCAGCCGCGCTCTGGACGGCGGGGACAGCGAAAGGGTGGACGCATGGCGATGA
- the rapZ gene encoding RNase adapter RapZ yields the protein MAPETIVVTGLSGAGRSTAAKCFEDLGYFVVDNLPPELVITLVDLVARTQGQVSRLAVVMDVRGRAFSSDIAGVLRELTDRGMRPRVLFLEASDDVLVRRYESVRREHPLQGDGRLVDGIAAERTLLEGVREDADLILDTSGRSVHELRHAIETSFLGGHLPEGRPELRATVVSFGFKYGLPVDADLVVDVRFLPNPFWTPELRELTGLDQPVRDFVLGQPDAVPFLDRYTDLLQIITDGYRRESKRYLTLAVGCTGGKHRSVVLARELADRLSAAGVQTTIVNRDLGRE from the coding sequence ATGGCGCCGGAGACCATCGTCGTCACCGGACTGTCCGGGGCCGGGCGCAGCACCGCGGCGAAGTGCTTCGAGGATCTCGGCTACTTCGTCGTCGACAACCTGCCGCCGGAGCTGGTGATCACTCTCGTCGACCTGGTCGCGCGCACCCAGGGCCAGGTGAGCCGGCTGGCCGTGGTCATGGACGTGCGGGGCCGCGCGTTCTCGTCGGACATCGCCGGTGTGTTGCGCGAGCTCACCGATCGCGGCATGCGCCCGCGAGTGCTGTTCCTCGAGGCGTCCGACGACGTGCTGGTGCGCCGGTACGAGAGCGTGCGGCGGGAGCACCCGCTGCAGGGCGACGGGCGCCTGGTCGACGGCATCGCGGCCGAGCGCACCCTGCTCGAGGGGGTGCGCGAGGACGCCGACCTGATCCTGGACACCTCGGGCCGCTCGGTGCACGAACTGCGCCACGCCATCGAGACCTCGTTCCTCGGCGGCCACCTTCCGGAGGGCCGGCCCGAGTTGCGCGCGACCGTGGTGTCCTTCGGTTTCAAGTACGGGCTGCCGGTGGATGCCGACCTGGTGGTCGATGTCCGCTTCCTGCCGAACCCGTTCTGGACGCCGGAGCTGCGCGAGCTCACCGGCCTGGACCAGCCGGTCCGCGACTTCGTCCTCGGCCAGCCGGACGCCGTTCCGTTCCTGGACCGGTACACCGACCTGCTGCAGATCATCACCGACGGCTACCGCCGCGAGAGCAAGCGCTATCTGACCCTGGCGGTCGGCTGCACCGGCGGCAAGCACCGTTCAGTGGTCCTGGCCCGCGAGTTGGCCGACCGGCTGTCGGCGGCCGGCGTCCAGACGACGATCGTCAACCGCGACCTCGGCCGCGAATGA